The following DNA comes from Lathamus discolor isolate bLatDis1 chromosome 5, bLatDis1.hap1, whole genome shotgun sequence.
TTACAGAATATGATCTTGAAACTGGTGTCAAGCTTCCAACCTGATAGTACTTAAATAGTtatattcaattttttttctttttttttttttgatctaGCTGTGCATGCAAAATTAGTGAAAAGGTTATTTAAGGACACAAACCATGGCCCTTAGGTTTTTTTGCAGTACCAAGAGCACACACAGAGTTTGGTTCAAAGATGTTTGTATTTCAAGAAAATTCAGAATTGATGAAGGAATGATCAGTAGAGTTGTACCAATACAAAACATGCACAACATTCATTGAAACAAGTTATTTATACTGAGTCAAGGAATACTGCTGAAGATACACTGAATggattgaaaaacaaaaatgataGCTGCAACCTTGCTGAGAATactgtttccattaaaaaagccacaaagctcAGGTCTGGCTCAGTAGAAGTTTATATCTGTGATCACTCTCTGCTTTCTGTACAAAAATCGAAGCTTAGTAGGGAGCTTTGAAGACACTGTATTTGTTCTCGTCAGCTTAAATAGAAATACACCATGCCATTGGGCACAGCATGTTGTTTTGAATTGTTGGCCAAAAAATGCCTATAAAGCagttgggtatttttttgtttgtttgtttgtttgtgagACATTGCTATCTCAGTGTAAGGCTGTGCCAGcatctttctttctgtgttcaTAGTGAGAAACTCTCTTCAGTCAAGAATCTGAAGAAAGGGTTATCATGGCATCAAATGTTGTCCCCACTATATTGCCTGTGATGCTTTTCTCTTCATGTCCTAGTGAATGGCCGCTGGGGTCCTTGGTCTCCATGGTCTGCCTGCACTGTTACCTGTGGAGGAGGAATTCGTGAGAGGTCTCGCCTCTGTAACAGTCCAGAGCCACTGTATGGAGGAAAGCCATGTGTGGGAGATACCAAGCAACATGATATGTGCAATAAGAAGGATTGCCCAATTGGTTGGTGTTTAGTCATTCTTTATACAGTCTGACTAATTGTTGCCATTTCTTTAATGGATAATTATGAATTGAAACTACAGAAAACTACTAATTATACCTTTGTTTTGGGAAAATGTATTTGACTATTTAGGGTGCTTTTTAGATCAGggagatttttatatatattctaAATACTGATTTCTGAACAAGGGTGCATTTCTTAAACAGGACTTCAGTATGTTGTAAAGTATTCAACTGGAAGTAGCAATCTAATATTAAATGAATTTAATAACCATAATTCTATGGGTCCTTATAAGAATCTGTTGCCTCAGACATTAGTTAAGCTAATGAACAGAGAATGCCTGtttcttaaatgaaattttatatGCCTTTTATGCTCCTAACTTAATATACACTTTTATGTGTCTTTGCCAGATGGGTGTTTGTCAAATCCTTGCTTTCCTGGAGCAGAATGCAACAGTTACCCAGATGGGTCTTGGTCATGTGGGCCATGCCCAGCAGGTTACCTTGGCAATGGTACTGCCTGTGAGGATCTTGATGAGGTACTGGCTTTGTTTCCATTAACATCAGGAAATCACtgaaattttcattatttggGAATTACATAGCCATCTCattgatttcttctttcttttcctgcagtgtATAGCTGTGTCAGACATTTGCTTTAAGGTGAATCAGGTCCATCGCTGTGTGAACACAAATCCAGGTTTCCACTGCTTGCCATGTCCTCCACGCTATAAAGGAAGTCAGCCCTATGGGGTAGGGCTGGAAGTTGCCAAGACAGAGAAGCAAGTAAGTGATACTGAAGAGAACTTGAGGGTTTTGAAACTGAGTAATTCCCACCTGAAAATATCTATGAATGGAAGCATGGGATAAACTTAGGTACCAAAGATAACCTGAAATAGATAAATACTGTTTCAGAGTATTTTGGATTTGAGtaacaaaacactgaattttgagttgattttttttttagggttttattttcattggcATCTGCACAGTTGTTCCAAATGAGTGCTAAATGCCAGGAACAAGCATTCCCCTGCTATGCTCTCCTTTCTCTCAAGTGTATATATCTACTCTGGGGATTGGAAACTGAAGAATCAATATCGTTCTCTCCATAGATATAATGCTGAGAATGTGGATGTCATTAGACATATGTCTGAAGTTCTTACTCCATAAAACAACACCTCTTAATGGTGAAAAACAGAAGTGGAAGTAGTCTTGAAGACTATGGTTTGATAGACAAGACAAAAAAGGTTAAAACAGATGTCATGGGATGCCTTCTCTTTGTTGCTGTTGAATCAATCTGTGGTTAGTTCAGTGTGTGAAGTCTAAATGTAGAACATCTGTGTGAGATTCTCAGACACtgttaatgaaaatacattCGTTGTACATGAGAATTCGTTAAGGTCTCTgatctgagaaaataaaatagtccTTGCATACTGACAGGCAAAAGACTGAAGGGAAAGAGGTGAGCACATTTTACTTTCTGTTGCAGTTAATTTCTAGGGGTTAATGACATCTGGatgaaagcagagctctgaaaaTGTTAATCACACACTTTAATTGCTTTTGAATAGTGTCCAATTTTTCctgtggtttgttttaattgttttcattGTACACATTGTCTAGAGTTGTGAGCTGACAGAGCAGTATAACTTACTAACCACAGTCAAAGCGAAGTTCGTGTCTTCAGGCATCTAAATAACTGCCCTGATATTTGACAAAGTTGAGGTGCACACAGCTGACTGTGAGTATCAGCAGGTTTCAGTGAATATGGTCTCTTACAGGTCTGTGAACCTGAGAATCCATGCAAGGACAAGACGCACAGTTGCCATAAGTCTGCAGAATGCATTTATCTGGGCCATTTCAGTGATCCTATGTACAAATGTGAATGCAGGACAGGATATGCTGGTGATGGGCGCATCTGTGGTGAGGATTCAGATTTGGATGGCTGGCCTAATAATAACTTGGTCTGTGCTGCTAATGCAACATACCATTGTGTGAAGGTAAGTAAAAAAAAGTTGATGAAAATGCCATGCAATAAACaaattttctctccttttcctaaATAGTTGAGTAACAATTCTCAGCATCAAGCTGGTGGTTGCTTTCATTAAGCTGGCAGGCAAACCTGCTTGGATACttaaaaaatgaggaaagaaataagaaaattactTGAGTTCTAGACCACTCCAGTGGtttagaaaaaacaacaacaaatacaAATCAAGAGAATAGGAAAGTTTGAAGTCAGCCTGTTTGAGAGAATCGGGTCACTCAgatgtaacccttttgaatttGTGAGTCTAGGCTTTATCAGCAGAAGGGTTTCTGGTGGAAATTTGAGTCTCAAATGTTGATCTTGCTCACTGTAGTCGATGTCTGTTCATTGTGGATCCATCCAATTCAGCAATTGCAGTACATGTATTCTTTTTCAGTTCCTGTCATCAGAATCTGCAACATATTGACTCAAGATATAAAGCAAATGATTACTTTTCACAAGAAATCAACATGCTGAACCCATTAGAAAAAACTGTTTCCAAAGGTTGATTCATGGTTTCTATAATATATGTGTTGTTCTAATAGACACAAGTATTTCATTTAAGGACTCACCTTCCAACCCTTccaaaaaaccttaaaaatggCAGGTATTTTCAGGTACTTATATTCATTATGAAATATTGAGGTTGAGTAactcaaaaaggaaaaaccaatgTTGCGTTCTTGAGCTAGTAATGGttgaaaattaactttttgtCTAATCAAAACTATATGAATAAAGCAAGTAGatgtaaataaaagcaaaaccttaGCAATATCTTTTAGTGTGAATTTCATTGTCATTCACATGAAGGTGTCATTTCTTCATTAATATTTGTCATACCAACATACAACTTTGTCTATAGGTGAACTAAAGAAGCCTACTTTCCAGTAGGTTTGTGCCTCAAGGTTGAGTTCACAGGTGGAAGCTGCGATGTCTAAGTTCTTTCTAGTATCTAATAACAAACTTCTAGAGTGCACTGGTGGGATCTCTCTTCTCTGTCCTGTTACCTCCTTTTGTAAAGTTTATAGGAGCTTGCTACCTGTGATGTCTGTACCTTACAATTTGATTTACATTAAACTGGACTCAAATCTATAGGGAATGCAGAAAGATAAACATAGATACAAATATACAAAGTGATTGGGCAAGCTTCAActaatttctttcattatttcaaaGTAAGGTTTTTTTGTATCACTGGTAACCAGTGTTGAGTTGGACAGTCAGTCTGTTCACAGGTTTTTGGTATAAAAgtgccataaaaaaaaaaaaattgcagttgCATTGAGGCTTTGATATTTATCACAAATTTTCTAGTTCTCTTCTGCTTGAATTACTTACATTTTTAGAAGAACTGAGATTGAAAACATGGCTAGGAATCTTACTATATTATTCATTTTCTTAGGGTGTTACGAAAAAGGTATTTCTGCATGCAATTGGCAGATTCAGTTTTGATACAGTAGATACAGAATGTGAGGAGTGAGAATAACAGATGTATTCTTGGCCAATGGTAGAATTACAATCCATTTTTAGCTGATtctagtatttttaaaaggaatacgTCTTAAAAGTTTGACGAGCTATttcacttcttatttttttcagtgtaaagtAAGACTtgctcatttaaaataattgttctttaaaaagctGTGATACAAAATGGAGGTacatttgccttttgttttcaatgCTATGGGAGCATGAGATTGCCAAGGTACTCTTCTGCTGAACAGTATAAAGGCACTTTTTCCAAAACCCTTTCTAACAGTGTGCCCCTTCATTGCTGCGTACTACTTTGTTCCAGTAACTTTCCATATGAGCAACTATTTCTGAAGATCATCTCCTGGCttgtgtctttatttttctggcagCCAAACCTGGTCATTTTATTTGTAATCTTCAAACATACTTCATAAGTTGTCTATAAAAAGTTGATGTAAGAgttcatgtgtgtgcatgtggtgTGCTTGTTCTCTGCTAGATGGTTTCATCTTAAATTTACTGGAAACATTACTTTGACAGAAGGAGAGCTGGGAAATAGAATGATTTGCAGATGCATTTCAATatgaaagcagcaaatgaaCTACTATCTTTGGCAACAAACAAATAGGcactttaaaaagtatttgtgATTGATCTTGTTTTATAGTCTCTGGTGTAACATATCTACTTTTTTTGCCCAGGCAAGTCATTCTGACATAATATAAACATAATGCACTGATTATTTCTTTTGGCCAGGATAACTGCCCCCTTCTGCCTAACTCTGGCCAAGAAGACTTTGATAAAGATGGTAAAGGAGATGCCTGTGATGAGGATGATGACAATGATGGTGTTGAAGATGACAAAGTAAGATATGTTTCTGTGGCTTCAGTACACTTGACCTAAACATCTGGCTTTAACAAAAACCATTACAATAGAGGAGAGCTTTATTGTTCAGAACTTCAGCTGAGTTATTCTGCACTGCCTTCCCTGGATGATATCTGGTGCACGGTAAAGCTGTGTTCAGTCAAAGGAGAGTAGCACTgtgaagagcagagcagcctgggGAACCTGGGTGTGAATTGTGTTCTCCATATCAGTTCTGGGTTCAGTTGTATGCATAAAAACAGATCAATGGAAAGTAGCTTTGGCTTTTGTATTTTGCAATGGGAGAATGATAGgtccattgtatttgaaaagctgGTAAATACTACATTTGAGGTATGTTGGAAACAAGGGATGATGGTTAATAATAACAACTATAAACACAGCCAGCATCAATGGGAAATGACAGGGGGAAAGTACCTAGCCTGATTCATACTTTACTCCTCTACATCTGccagcaaaactgaaattagTTTTCCTGTAGAGTCCAAAAGGTAGACAATCAGTCTAAACCTGTTCTCCCTGCGCGTCCAGCAAAAGGACAGAGGCTTCTCCAGAGTGGGATTCACCTTGACTGTTCTGAACATGTTGAGAATGAGTGAATTGGTTTTAGGAGTTCACTGCTCCTCTTTGTTTCCTTCAGAGGGAGCTTAGATGCCCTAGAGCTTCAGATGGTCAAAGCTGGGTTAGGCCTCTGTTCATGGGATGTTTCTATTTGgaagagttaaaaaacaaaagaatcaTTTGATAAAAGAATGTGATTTAGTGCATAGATTTAAAAAATTGTAGCCAGAACAATTGTTTTATgaacaatatatttttttaattgccacTACATCTTGTCCTCGAgtataaaatttatttctgagGAGTTTAAAATGTGCTAAAAAGCTATTTCCCAGTAAATCATTTTTgctttagcagaaaaaaatgaatttacatttttttttccatatgacCTCCGTTCAGATTCCATGATGCTGATGTAGCCCTCACTCCCACTAAttaggtttggttttattgttcTTTGAGTTCCACACCAAGTACTTCCTTGTGCCTGTGCAAAAGCCCATGTGTAATTTGAGGATGTGTGAAACATAAGAGTTCTTGTTCTGGCAAACTTCCAAATTAGGGaataaactaaaatgaaattttcaaaATTCCCCTAAAAGGCATGGTCTCAGAGAAATAATATTCGGAGTCAATGAtagtatttaaaattaactttgcTTTTTTGAAACTTTTTACATCTTATTATCATATGCAGTATAACAGAACCCACAAAAAAGTTGATCCTtttttgaactgaaaaatcaaaatatgtgGTTTATAAAGTGAGAATATTATTGTTAGTTTgttccaaaaaaaaccctcagagtaatttttttttgttatcagaaaatataaaatgcagctgaaattgGCCTGATTTTTGCAacatgttctggttttgttttgtttgtttttttttttttaataaaataatgcacGTACAAGTAATACACTTCTGTTGAAATATGAATACAGATCCAATTTAAAATGCCTGTTGCTATCCTAGTGATATATGAACACATTCACATGTCATGTACAAAACCAGCCAGTGAGTCAGGCTGTCCAGATGGCACCCCATTACCACCAAGATTTTCAGTGAAAGTACAGCttgtcaattaaaaaaaatgcagattaatAGTTAGATttttggttaggttttttttttggcctctGTCCAAGCTTGAAAGGAAGAATTACCACTTCATAGTATGCTGGCATGAGTTGTGATTTCTATTCTGAaatcttctatttcttcttaCTTAGGACAATTGCCCTCTTCTGTTCAACCCTCGTCAGTTTGATTATGACAAGGATGAAGTTGGTGACCGCTGTGATAATTGCCCCTATGTGCACAACCCTGCTCAGATTGACACAGACAATAATGGGGAGGGTGACTCATGTGCTGTGGATATTGATGGAGATGGTACGCTTTCAGTTTTGCGTATTATATGATGTTCCATGAGTATACTTTGCTTTATGTCCAGTAAGATGGGCTACCTGCTTTTATACACAGAATAAAATTGGGTATAGCAGCTcaaaaaggcagaagagaagaCCTGAATTTCATCTGTTCTGTGTAGCATAGTTGTCCAGAAATTCCCTAGGTAACTACAATGTATATTATTGAAGAATAATTCACAGCAAGTCTTTTATCAGTGTAAccctaagaaaaaaatatttaatttgtctGTGTTCCAAAGTAATCAGTGTCTAGTATAACATTTTtattgacttctttttttcctttttagggAGGTAAAATAACATCAGAACATCCAGGCATTTAAGACAATGCCTGTATGAAATCAATCTGCTTTGCTATAAGTGTAAAGGAAAGACCAGAGTAATCCAAATACACATTTTTGTGTGccttaaaataatattaaaggTGCTTATTTCATCTACCAGTGCATGCCTATATGACTCAGATTTGGTCAGATTtaaggagggggaaaagcacTTAAATGTCTCTCAAAAATTTCTGAGAATAAGGAAGTACTAGAAGCTGAAGAAATCCAGTTTTGGATTTCCTTCAGTAAGTCTTTAAACTTCTGGATGCTTATTTGACTTGAACTTCTGAACATTTTGAAGTCCTCTCATCCCTGCGATTTTCGGGTTCTTAGTAGTACTTAAGATAGATCTGAATTTGAAGAAAAGTGTGATCATATGCTATTGGCTGAAAAATTATGCAAACTTCCAGGGGGCATATAATATAAGAAAGGGTTCTTTTATCCTTTCCAGAGAGATATGCCAATATGTTGCAGTAGTCAGAAAACTTGTGAACCCCTTAAGAGCCTTTCTTCTTTACTAGTGACTCCTACAGCTGTGTGTGTGGCTGGCTGTGCTGGATGCTATATCATTCTGATTTTTTCAatggtttttactttttttttttttcttcatagacATTTTTAATGAACGAGATAATTGTCCTTACGTCTATAACACAGACCAGAGTGATACAGATGGTGATGGAGTTGGTGATCAGTGTGATAATTGTCCTTTGATGCATAATCCAGACCAGGTAAATGTTAGAGATAATTTCCTTAATGGTAATACAGAACAAGGGTAGAGAAAAGAACATGGGAATTGTTATCAGTCCCTGTTTACTGTAGAGCTAAAGAAGAGAACCTGTATTGCTAATATTCACATCTCAGGTTGTCAGATCTCTTTGTAGCAGattgttctgggttcagcagtagcagtagtaGATGAAATGGAAGTAGAGTGATGATGTCTTTCAATTCATCTTTAAGCCTTTGGTGAACTTCTTTATTGCCCTATGGCAAGTGATTACAGCCTCAGGGCTGTATTTGATGTGCCTGAGTTTGCTGGTCTATGTGCAGATAAGTAATGTCAAGCATACAGAAGCAATAAGAAAATGTGCTGCCCAGACTGACACTCCCCTGTGATCTCTAGAATGAGAACAATGAAGATGATTGTGGCCAGACTTGCCCTGGAAATGTCTCTGGTACCAGATCTTGTGCACTGATGGCAGGATAAGTGGCCATACTagtttgaaaatgtttctgtttgaagCATGGTTACCATCATAATATCACGTTTCCTCAGAGATGTCCTTGAAGCAAAGTGGTGAGAAGTTAACTACCAGCCTATCTGTACTTTTATGTTTAGTAACTCTAATAAATTTACTCTTCAAATTTTTTTTGGGTAGACTGATGCAGATAATGACCTTGTTGGTGACCAGTGTGACAACAATGAGGACATAGATGAAGATGGCCACCAGAACAACCAGGATAATTGCCCTTACATCCCCAATGCAAACCAGGCTGACCATGATAAAGATGGTAAAGGAGATGCCTGTGATCCTGATGATGATAATGATGGTGTCCCAGATGACAGGGACAATTGTCGTCTTAGATACAACCCTGAGCAGGAGGATTCTGATGGTAAGAACAATAGCATATGTATTTAATTTAGTTCTTAGTATCTGATGATCTTGGATTGTTAATATATGATAAAGAGAGAGTCTTCAGATCAAGCCATGCTGCTTTTGACGTTTGAGACACCATCGACTTCAGAAGAACTGAACTGTCCAGTTTGGTCCAGGGTCAGAGCAGTAGAACAGAAGAACATCTTTaacaaatataaaaagaaaaaaaaaccccttttttttttttgtatatttatgattttcactttgaattgaaataataaaaatctgggaaaatatttcaaatagacgttttaaaaactgaaaaattagctgtttttctttccaaacattATATTCTGAAAATCAGAATAAGAAAAGAATACGGTTTAGTGGTCTGCTTTATTTTGAAACCGAGACTATTTCACCAGTTTATTTAGGTCTAAActtctttttagtttttaactattttggtaaaaaaaaaatatagtttcTGTGAGCAGCTTTTCTCAAATTTGCTTTATAAGTAGCCTTAAATATGTCTTGATGATGTACatgtctgtttttaaaacagtcATATCACAGTTTAAAAAATGGATACACAATTGTTCTTTTCTCCAATTCTGTGGTAAAATGTTGTTGGTTACTCTCAAACAGCCTTTCTCTGTGCTTGGCAGTATTTCAGTAATGAAATAGTGATAGTTTCATAATCGTAAATGTCATTTAGAAAACAATTCTGATCTATTGAAAATCACTGTAATATGTCTACAAGTAATAGCCCTTGTAGTAAATACAGGTGAGCAATTTCTGTTCCGAATTATACAACTTGCTGGAGTCATTCCATGGTGAGATTGGAAGAAGAATTTAGTACCTACACAATATGGTTTTAGGTACCTTTAGAAAGATAAAATTCTGAGCACTGACTTCCCTCTGGCAGTAAGAAGTTTCTAGTCAGTAATAGGTTTTAAATTACTTAACCATTCAGTACAATTATATATTTGGAATATATTTGTACTTGCCAGTCTCTGGAATCACCCTTAATTTCAGAAGTATTCCAGAATAAAGGTGCCCCCAAACTGGGATAATTTGTTGTAGTCATCTGTCATCTGGGTCTTGCGAGGGAGGCCACATTTAAGTATGGAATAAAGATCACAAAAAGCATAAATACAAACAGCTTAGCCAGCTCATCACTGTCATTAGCGGTAGGTCCAACAGAAGTCTtggaaaagcaataaataaagcCAAAAGATGCTCCCACGCTCTGAAGATGTGAGCTATAGCATATGAAGATGAGGCCCTGGAGAGAGCTGTTGGACATGGCTGGGTAAACAAACACTTTCTAACTTTCCTTGACATGGAGTCAATgttgtcagcagcagctcagtacCAAATGAACATCAGCAGGGCTTTTCAGTGAATAATTAGATTCTCCTGTGACTCAAGAATTACCTCTTTCATATTGGCAAAGAGAATAAAATTGGAAATTCATTCTCTTTTCTCCAATAAGTGCTAAGACAAACAGGTGCAGGAGCACACAGCTGGTCAGGATTTGAAGTTCTCCATGGCTGATTGCCAGAGTGGAAAATGGGACCATTTTACCATGTATCTGAACTGCAGAGTGTCTTTGAGATACGAGATGCTTCATCTTTttcctatcttttttttttttttggctgtttcctAAAGCtcattctgctttctctgtgaaAGCTTTATACTTGGACAATGCTGTGCTGGTTAGGCTTAATTATGTAGCTTTCCATTTGTCTGTGAAGCATCTAGTAGCAGGTCAGTATTGAATGAGCTGGATCATTGCTATTTCCTATTGTGTTAATTCCAATGGTTTTAGAGCAGTCACAAATACCTTAAAAgcagctgcacagctgcatgaGGATAGAAACAAATTAGCTGGCAGTTCTGGTTTTATGTTAGTACCCAGTGTAATATCCAGTGGTTTCTGTTATAAAAGTTGGAGCCATTTGCAAATTTGTTTCTGTACTTGTCTAGCCAAGACTTTCTGCTATATTTTCAAGTGTTTGTACTGTTATATGCCACTGAATAATAGTGGCATTGGCAAtgagattttttgttttcagatgccTTCTTTCAACACCTACTATTCAAGGCAAGGCATTTCTCCAATATTATGGGTGaattaagaaaggaaataattttgtcttttttaaaaatactgagtaTAATAAAAGTACTGAGCAGAAGCACAACTGTAGCTGAGCTCTATGgatgtatttttatgttctcTAAAAACTTATGCAATTAATGTAACAAAACTTAGTATTTCCATTTCTCCAAGGCTAGTCCTATTGGATACAgtgcttctttattttttcttacatttttctgaagCACCACATTTCCTTTAAGACAAGTTTCTCTACCCACAAGTGAAAGACTAAGAGTGTCTTTCAAAATAGTACAAAATATTGCAGTATTTTACTGCAATACTGTCTCCACTTTCGACATCTGGGTGACACTTCTGGAGTCTGAAGCACCTTAGGTGGAACAAATCttgagacagaaataaaagtgaaaatatttaatatcttcAATAGTATGTACAGATTTAGTAATGTGAAGGAAGATTAAGTTCTTAATGCTATTGTTTGAATTCATTTACACTGCACATATTAATGTGTCATTGTATCCACATCTGGGACAAATCAAACTGAAAATGTAATACAAGAATTAGTGAATTACATAGACATAGTAAACTTCCAACTTTTCCCACCCTGATTCCAAAGCAGCATATAGTCTGGGGCCAAATTGATCATTGTCATAAATCACTGACAGGACAGTTTATTGACGATTTTGGCCCTAATCTAAGTTGATGATTTCTTCCAGTCATTACCAGCAACATTTCAAACTGACTCTTAGAGAATGAAGTTTTCTTTGGAGTAATTTGGAGTGTTTTTTGAGAAACAAGAGAATAACATACTTATGTTTATCATAAATCTCTTCCATCATTGGGAGAGCTCCTAGGAAGGCTAGGTAAATTGTTAATGATTGCATTTGTTTATTCACATTGCTTACAGGTGATGGCAGAGGTGATATTTGCAAAGATGACTTTGACAATGACAATGTCCCGGATATTTATGATGTTTGCCCTGAAAACAATGCTATAAGTGAGACTGATTTCAGAAAGTTCCAGATGGTCCCACTGGATCCCAAGGGAACAGCTCAGATTGATCCCAACTGGGTTATTCGCCACCAAGGCAAGGAACTGGTACAGACTGCCAACTCTGATCCTGGAATAGCTGTAGGTGAGTATCTGAAGTCAGGTGTTGTCTTCAGAAAATGAACCAGTGATCTGGtgataaggaaaggaaaaagtaaaaaggtaGATAAACACACCTTTTTGGTGCTGCAAGCTTTAGATGGATACATGGGAACAATGTATATGCCAAATGAAAACCAGGTCAATGCTATTTGTGTTTGACTATTTATCTGATTACTGACTGTAACACACATAAAATACCCAGTTGAAGAACTTGATATAAGTATAGTGCCTGCTGTCTTCAATGCCCCTTATAAACAACTTATTTCCCTCCAGAAGCCTCCATGTAATAGGTAGGAAAGTGTAATTACTTCCTCTCCTACAGGTAAGAAAACTCAAAAAGATAGATTATGACTTCTAGCAAAACTCAGAATAGAGCTGGGACTCTTTGGTGTGGGTGGCTGGGCTCAGCATGGTAACTCAATGGTTTGTCGCTTTTGTCCTCTCCCAGGCTATGATGAGTTCAgctctgttgacttcagtgggacaTTCTATGTTAACACAGATCGTGATGATGATTATGCTGGCTTTGTGTTTGGCTACCAGTCCAGCAGTCGGTTTTATGTTCTGATGTGGAAGCAGGTCACTCAGACCTACTGGGAGGACAAACCCACCAGGGCTTATGGCTATTCTGGTGTGTCACTCAAAGTAGTAAATTCAACAACTGGTGCTGGTGAACACTTGAGAAATGCCCTCTGGCACACAGGAAACACACCTGGA
Coding sequences within:
- the THBS2 gene encoding thrombospondin-2 isoform X1, translated to MLQRSGLLWLAILITLWVSSNAQDGEKEEETTFDLLQISNINRKTIGAKLFRGPDPSIPAYRFIRFDHIPPCKPEKLKKIVKLIRQNEGFILSATLRQDRQSRGTILALEGPGISERQFEIISNGRANTLDLIYWVDGFQNVISLEDVDLADSQWKNLTMQITGENYNLYVGCDLIDSFILEEPFYEQLKAENSRMYVAKGSIRENHFRGLLQNIQLIFDTSIEDVLRKKGCQRSQSTEVNTINESTEILHLSPAVTTEYVGEKPEKAEFCDRSCEELGTMFTELTGLRIVVNNLADNLQKVSEENQIMWELIGPNKTLKNQSVCWQDGRVFADNESWIVDSCTKCTCQDSKVVCHQITCPAVSCADPSFVEGECCPVCSHSDDSEEGWSPWSDWTKCSVTCGSGTQMRGRSCDVTRSACTGPHIQTRMCSFKKCDHRIRQDGGWSHWSPWSSCSVTCGVGNITRIRLCNSPIPQMGGKNCVGNGRETEKCEKVPCPVNGRWGPWSPWSACTVTCGGGIRERSRLCNSPEPLYGGKPCVGDTKQHDMCNKKDCPIDGCLSNPCFPGAECNSYPDGSWSCGPCPAGYLGNGTACEDLDECIAVSDICFKVNQVHRCVNTNPGFHCLPCPPRYKGSQPYGVGLEVAKTEKQVCEPENPCKDKTHSCHKSAECIYLGHFSDPMYKCECRTGYAGDGRICGEDSDLDGWPNNNLVCAANATYHCVKDNCPLLPNSGQEDFDKDGKGDACDEDDDNDGVEDDKDNCPLLFNPRQFDYDKDEVGDRCDNCPYVHNPAQIDTDNNGEGDSCAVDIDGDDIFNERDNCPYVYNTDQSDTDGDGVGDQCDNCPLMHNPDQTDADNDLVGDQCDNNEDIDEDGHQNNQDNCPYIPNANQADHDKDGKGDACDPDDDNDGVPDDRDNCRLRYNPEQEDSDGDGRGDICKDDFDNDNVPDIYDVCPENNAISETDFRKFQMVPLDPKGTAQIDPNWVIRHQGKELVQTANSDPGIAVGYDEFSSVDFSGTFYVNTDRDDDYAGFVFGYQSSSRFYVLMWKQVTQTYWEDKPTRAYGYSGVSLKVVNSTTGAGEHLRNALWHTGNTPGQVRTLWHDPKNIGWKDYTAYRWHLIHRPKTGLIKVLVYEGKQVMVDSGPIYDTTFAGGRLGLFVFSQEMVYFSDLKYECRDA
- the THBS2 gene encoding thrombospondin-2 isoform X2 → MLQRSGLLWLAILITLWVSSNAQDGEKEEETTFDLLQISNINRKTIGAKLFRGPDPSIPAYRFIRFDHIPPCKPEKLKKIVKLIRQNEGFILSATLRQDRQSRGTILALEGPGISERQFEIISNGRANTLDLIYWVDGFQNVISLEDVDLADSQWKNLTMQITGENYNLYVGCDLIDSFILEEPFYEQLKAENSRMYVAKGSIRENHFRGLLQNIQLIFDTSIEDVLRKKGCQRSQSTEVNTINESTEILHLSPAVTTEYVGEKPEKAEFCDRSCEELGTMFTELTGLRIVVNNLADNLQKVSEENQIMWELIGPNKTLKNQSVCWQDGRVFADNESWIVDSCTKCTCQDSKVVCHQITCPAVSCADPSFVEGECCPVCSHSDDSEEGWSPWSDWTKCSVTCGSGTQMRGRSCDVTRSACTGPHIQTRMCSFKKCDHRIRQDGGWSHWSPWSSCSVTCGVGNITRIRLCNSPIPQMGGKNCVGNGRETEKCEKVPCPVNGRWGPWSPWSACTVTCGGGIRERSRLCNSPEPLYGGKPCVGDTKQHDMCNKKDCPIDGCLSNPCFPGAECNSYPDGSWSCGPCPAGYLGNGTACEDLDECIAVSDICFKVNQVHRCVNTNPGFHCLPCPPRYKGSQPYGVGLEVAKTEKQVCEPENPCKDKTHSCHKSAECIYLGHFSDPMYKCECRTGYAGDGRICGEDSDLDGWPNNNLVCAANATYHCVKDNCPLLPNSGQEDFDKDGKGDACDEDDDNDGVEDDKDNCPLLFNPRQFDYDKDEVGDRCDNCPYVHNPAQIDTDNNGEGDSCAVDIDGDDIFNERDNCPYVYNTDQSDTDGDGVGDQCDNCPLMHNPDQTDADNDLVGDQCDNNEDIDEDGHQNNQDNCPYIPNANQADHDKDGKGDACDPDDDNDGVPDDRDNCRLRYNPEQEDSDGDGRGDICKDDFDNDNVPDIYDVCPENNAISETDFRKFQMVPLDPKGTAQIDPNWVIRHQGKELVQTANSDPGIAVGYDEFSSVDFSGTFYVNTDRDDDYAGFVFGYQSSSRFYVLMWKQVTQTYWEDKPTRAYGYSGVSLKVVNSTTGAGEHLRNALWHTGNTPGQVRTLWHDPKNIGWKDYTAYRWHLIHRPKTGLIK